From Maniola hyperantus chromosome 28, iAphHyp1.2, whole genome shotgun sequence, one genomic window encodes:
- the LOC138404459 gene encoding zinc finger protein 84-like, producing the protein MRTHTGEKLYCCTLCKNKCADNRNLVEHMRTHTGEKPYSCKLCEYKCTQNSNLVSHMRTHTGEKPYSCKLCEYKCAHNSSLVRHMKTHTGEKPFSCMLCKYKCAEKFHLVNHVRTHTGEKPFSCKLCKCSFARRDYLVEHMKTHTGEKPYSCKLCEYKCTQNSSLVRHMKTHTDEKLYCCTLCKYKCVDNRNLVEHMRTHTGEKPYSCKLCEYKCTQNSNLVSHMRTHTGEKSYSCNLCKYICARSDQLLKHMRTHTGEKPYTCKLCEFKCAQNGSLVTHMRTHTGEKLYCCTLCKNKCADNRNLVEHMRTHTGEKPYSCKLCEYKCTQNSNLVSHMRTHTGEKPYSCKLCEYKCAHNSSLVRHMKTHTGEKPFSCMLCKYKCAEKFHLVNHVRTHTGEKPFSCKLCKCSFARRDYLVEHMKTHTGEKSYSCNLCKYICARSDQLLKHMRTHTGEKPYTCKLCEFKCAQNGSLARHMRTHTSEKR; encoded by the exons atgagaactcacacgggTGAAAAGCTTTATTGTTGCACGTTATGCAAAAATAAATGTGCGGATAATAGGAATCTAGTGgaacacatgagaactcacacgggCGAAAAACCTTACAGTTGTAAGTTATGTGAATATAAATGTACACAAAATAGTAACTTAGTGagccacatgagaactcacacgggCGAAAAACCTTACAGTTGTAAGTTATGTGAATATAAATGTGCACACAATAGTtctttagtgaggcacatgaaaaCTCACACGGGTGAAAAGCCTTTTAGTTGCATGTTATGCAAATACAAATGTGCAGAGAAATTTCATTTAGTGAACCAcgtgagaactcacactggtgaaaagccgTTTTCGTGTAAATTATGCAAGTGTTCATTTGCAAGAAGGGATTATTTAGTGGAACACATGAAAACTCACACGGGTGAAAAACCTTACAGTTGTAAGTTATGTGAATATAAATGTACACAAAATAGTTcattagtgaggcacatgaaaaCTCACACGGATGAAAAGCTTTATTGTTGCACGTTATGCAAATATAAATGTGTGGATAATAGGAATCTAGTGgaacacatgagaactcacacgggCGAAAAACCTTACAGTTGTAAGTTATGTGAATATAAATGTACACAAAATAGTAACTTAGTGAGCCACATGAGAACACACACGGGGGAAAAGTCGTATTCGTGTAATTTATGCAAGTATATATGTGCGAGAAGTGATCAATTATTGaaacacatgagaactcacacgggGGAAAAACCTTACACTTGTAAGTTATGTGAATTTAAATGTGCACAAAATG GTAGTTTAGTGactcacatgagaactcacacgggTGAAAAGCTTTATTGTTGCACGTTATGCAAAAATAAATGTGCGGATAATAGGAATCTAGTGgaacacatgagaactcacacgggCGAAAAACCTTACAGTTGTAAGTTATGTGAATATAAATGTACACAAAATAGTAACTTAGTGagccacatgagaactcacacgggCGAAAAACCTTACAGTTGTAAGTTATGTGAATATAAATGTGCACACAATAGTtctttagtgaggcacatgaaaaCTCACACGGGTGAAAAGCCTTTTAGTTGCATGTTATGCAAATACAAATGTGCAGAGAAATTTCATTTAGTGAACCAcgtgagaactcacactggtgaaaagccgTTTTCGTGTAAATTATGCAAGTGTTCATTTGCAAGAAGGGATTATTTAGTGGAACACATGAAAACTCACACGGGGGAAAAGTCGTATTCGTGTAATTTATGCAAGTATATATGTGCGAGAAGTGATCAATTATTGaaacacatgagaactcacacgggGGAAAAACCTTACACTTGTAAGTTATGTGAATTTAAATGTGCACAAAATGGTTCGTTAGcgaggcacatgagaactcacacgagTGAAAagcgataa
- the LOC117995207 gene encoding gastrula zinc finger protein XlCGF57.1-like, whose amino-acid sequence MRPSISSCDSQCHMDTASKDVNCKIVSRNENARHTIEDTGPVTNKVKVTKRDVTKTSQSKTYCLDNYNSEDSLFIHKNWYTCDVCRNTFKRKGILVTHIKTHSDTKPFTCKFCQFKTKYKGSLVTHMRTHTGEKPYCCTLCKYKCAGNRNLVEHMRTHTGEKPYSCKLCEYKCAHNSSLVRHRKTHTGEKPFSCMLCKYKCAEKFHLVTHMRTHTGEKPYCCTLCKYKCADNRNLVEHMRTHTGEKPYSCKLCEYKCVHNSSLVRHMKTHTGEKPFSCMLCKYKFAEKFHLVSHMRTHTGEKPFSCKLCKCSFARRDNLVKHMKTHG is encoded by the coding sequence ATGCGACCAAGTATAAGTTCTTGTGACAGTCAGTGTCACATGGATACTGCCTCTAAAGATGTTAACTGTAAGATAGTTAGTCGGAATGAAAACGCTAGACATACGATAGAAGACACTGGACCAGTTACTAATAAAGTGAAAGTTACTAAGCGTGATGTAACGAAAACTTCACAAAGTAAAACTTATTGTTTAGATAATTACAATAGTGaagatagtttatttattcataaaaacTGGTATACTTGTGATGTATGTAGAAATACGTTTAAACGGAAAGGTATCTTAGTTACACACATAAAGACTCACAGTGACACAAAACCATTCACTTGCAAGTTTTGCCAATTCAAAACTAAATATAAAGGTAGTTTAGTGactcacatgagaactcacacgggTGAAAAGCCTTATTGTTGCACGTTATGCAAATATAAATGTGCGGGTAATAGGAATCTAGTGgaacacatgagaactcacacgggCGAAAAACCTTACAGTTGTAAGTTATGTGAATATAAATGTGCACACAATAGTTCTTTAGTGAGGCACAGGAAAACTCACACGGGTGAAAAGCCTTTTAGTTGCATGTTATGCAAATACAAATGTGCAGAGAAATTTCATTTAGTGAcccacatgagaactcacacgggTGAAAAGCCTTATTGTTGCACGTTATGCAAATATAAATGTGCGGATAATAGGAATCTAGTGgaacacatgagaactcacacgggCGAAAAACCTTACAGTTGTAAGTTATGTGAATATAAATGTGTACACAATAGTtctttagtgaggcacatgaaaaCTCACACGGGTGAAAAGCCTTTTAGTTGCATGTTATGCAAATACAAATTTGCAGAGAAATTTCATTTAGTGagccacatgagaactcacactggtgaaaagccgTTTTCGTGTAAATTATGTAAGTGTTCATTTGCGAGAAGGGATAATTTAGTGAAACACATGAAAACACACGGGTGA
- the LOC138404458 gene encoding gastrula zinc finger protein XlCGF17.1-like yields the protein MRTHTGEKSYSCKLCEYKCIQHSNLVRHMRTHTGEKPFACELCEGEKRYNCELCDYKCAHSTSLARHMRTHTDTNRPSCS from the coding sequence atgagaactcacacgggTGAAAAATCTTACAGTTGTAAGTTATGTGAATATAAATGTATACAACATAGTAATTTAGTGCgacacatgagaactcacactggtgaaaaaccattCGCTTGCGAGTTATGTGAAGGTGAAAAACGATATAATTGTgagttatgcgattacaaatgtgcaCATAGTACTAGTCTGGcgaggcacatgagaactcacactgatACAAATCGTCCGTCATGTTCCTGA